One stretch of Paraburkholderia fungorum DNA includes these proteins:
- a CDS encoding biliverdin-producing heme oxygenase codes for MIDTSESAGRSSSEKDSTPGVIAALRDATAERHELLHEIMPLSVDSVALRDYLAHLAILRDWLEPLDAWLQTFNDGPQSPALPASMNRLALIDADLANASVSPRDLAGIDEIASAGRARRWSGPQSAAYRWGVCYVIEGSQLGGAVLYARLKERLAPHPLGYLDAGRDTLGPRWRAFTRAIAAEVQTPVSIDEACRGAADAFDRLIELAQRPAGAACTSLA; via the coding sequence TTGATCGACACATCTGAATCCGCTGGCCGCTCATCGAGCGAAAAAGACAGCACGCCTGGCGTGATCGCCGCGTTGCGCGACGCCACAGCCGAGCGCCATGAATTGCTCCACGAAATCATGCCGCTGTCGGTCGATAGCGTTGCATTGCGCGATTACCTCGCTCACCTGGCAATCTTGCGCGACTGGCTCGAACCGCTCGACGCATGGCTCCAGACTTTCAACGACGGCCCGCAGTCGCCGGCACTCCCTGCAAGCATGAACCGGCTCGCATTGATCGACGCCGATCTCGCGAATGCGTCCGTGAGTCCGCGCGATCTTGCCGGGATCGACGAGATTGCATCGGCGGGCCGCGCGCGTCGCTGGAGCGGGCCGCAGAGCGCCGCTTATCGCTGGGGCGTCTGCTATGTGATCGAAGGTTCGCAGTTGGGCGGCGCAGTCCTGTACGCGCGCCTGAAGGAGCGCCTCGCACCGCATCCGCTCGGCTATCTCGACGCGGGCCGCGACACGCTCGGTCCGCGCTGGCGAGCTTTTACGCGCGCCATTGCCGCCGAAGTGCAAACCCCCGTTTCGATTGACGAAGCGTGCCGCGGCGCGGCCGACGCCTTCGACCGTCTGATCGAACTCGCGCAGCGTCCCGCCGGGGCTGCCTGCACGAGCCTCGCCTGA
- a CDS encoding sensor histidine kinase — protein MDSFRQNPPASTFALDAAAVFDLLPEAYVILNRRYEIVLANARYLDLTGQSLIDLQGKSILDTNQFGTAEQRDARRTWLTTALRELSGAQPKWSPLFRYEMPVHQDDGAGEEESAGQRVPRYWKVKASLLAASPGQGEPGNLSGHIVLRVSEVTTQISDYERDQRERAKLRSQAQLRLLLADEARAQLREHQERFQLAMAFSQLGAWELDPATGVIECTDQCKTNLGLGPTSALSEQRLFEQIVHPEDRDRLRAAMNQALAAHEHFEVDYRIGWASGAIRWILVRGTGRFLPDGTLSSVIGFTLDITSRKEAELEQREIAASEKRAREHSERLAMAMDHFVTTVSHELRSPLSAIMSWTDLLQRSADPSHVTRATGVISRNARQLSHMVDDLLDSGAIVTGKLSVTLQPVDLGALAGIVAEDMRMHAEAKGLTLIADDLASVMVLADENRMKQVVWNLVSNAVKFSANGTISLSVRAVGERVELAVHDTGAGLDGDSLERIFERFQQFSANGSGRIAGLGLGLWLVKNLLDLHGGTICAESPGVGQGSTFRVTLPVYR, from the coding sequence ATGGATAGCTTCCGCCAGAATCCTCCCGCGTCCACGTTTGCACTCGACGCCGCCGCCGTCTTCGATCTGCTGCCTGAAGCCTATGTGATCCTGAATCGCCGCTATGAGATCGTGCTCGCCAACGCGCGTTATCTCGATCTGACCGGACAGTCGCTGATTGATCTGCAGGGCAAATCGATTCTCGACACCAACCAGTTCGGCACCGCCGAACAGCGCGACGCTCGCCGTACGTGGCTGACTACCGCGTTGCGCGAACTGTCGGGCGCGCAACCGAAATGGTCACCGCTGTTTCGCTACGAGATGCCCGTGCATCAGGACGACGGAGCCGGTGAAGAAGAGAGCGCCGGGCAGCGGGTGCCGCGCTACTGGAAGGTCAAGGCGAGCCTGCTCGCCGCATCGCCGGGTCAGGGCGAACCGGGGAACCTGAGCGGTCACATCGTGCTGCGTGTCAGCGAAGTCACCACACAAATCTCCGACTACGAACGCGACCAGCGCGAGCGTGCAAAGCTGCGCTCGCAGGCGCAGTTACGCCTGCTTCTCGCCGACGAAGCCCGCGCGCAGTTGCGCGAACATCAGGAACGCTTTCAGCTCGCGATGGCGTTTTCGCAACTCGGCGCGTGGGAACTCGATCCGGCCACCGGCGTGATCGAATGCACCGATCAATGCAAGACCAATCTCGGCCTGGGTCCGACGTCGGCTTTGTCCGAGCAGCGTCTGTTCGAGCAGATCGTGCATCCCGAAGACCGGGACCGTCTGCGCGCGGCAATGAATCAGGCGCTGGCCGCGCACGAACATTTCGAAGTCGACTACCGGATCGGCTGGGCGAGCGGGGCGATCCGCTGGATCCTCGTGCGCGGTACAGGCCGCTTTCTGCCGGACGGCACGTTGAGTTCGGTGATCGGCTTCACGCTCGACATCACGTCGCGCAAGGAAGCGGAACTTGAGCAGCGCGAGATCGCCGCGAGCGAGAAGCGGGCGCGCGAACACAGCGAACGGCTCGCGATGGCGATGGATCATTTCGTCACGACCGTCAGCCACGAGTTGCGCTCGCCGCTGTCGGCGATCATGTCGTGGACCGATTTGTTGCAACGTTCCGCCGACCCCTCGCATGTGACGCGCGCGACCGGCGTGATCAGCCGCAATGCGCGGCAGCTTTCGCATATGGTCGACGACCTGCTCGACAGCGGCGCGATCGTCACCGGAAAACTGTCGGTGACTCTGCAACCGGTCGATCTCGGCGCACTCGCCGGGATCGTCGCCGAAGACATGCGCATGCATGCCGAAGCCAAGGGGCTGACGCTGATCGCCGACGATCTCGCATCCGTGATGGTGCTCGCCGACGAGAACCGGATGAAGCAGGTGGTGTGGAATCTGGTGTCGAACGCAGTGAAGTTCAGCGCGAACGGCACGATCAGTCTGTCGGTGCGGGCCGTGGGCGAGCGCGTTGAACTGGCGGTGCACGATACGGGTGCGGGTCTCGATGGCGACTCGCTGGAGCGCATTTTCGAACGCTTTCAGCAGTTCAGCGCGAACGGGTCAGGGCGTATCGCCGGTTTGGGCTTGGGGCTGTGGCTCGTGAAGAATCTGCTGGATCTGCACGGTGGGACGATTTGCGCCGAGAGTCCGGGTGTGGGGCAGGGCTCGACGTTCAGGGTCACGCTGCCGGTGTATCGCTGA
- a CDS encoding response regulator, translated as MLRPILLVEDNPNDVELTLIALEKTRLANPVVSLRDGEEALQYLRREGQWADRADENPAVILLDKKLPKIDGHEVLKAVRGDDGLKRIPVVMLTSSREESDLLRSYDLGVNAYVVKPVAFDDFMAAINDLGMFWAVLNEPPPYPR; from the coding sequence GTGTTAAGACCGATCCTGCTGGTGGAAGACAATCCGAACGACGTGGAATTAACGCTGATCGCGCTCGAAAAAACGCGCCTCGCGAATCCGGTCGTGTCGCTGCGGGACGGCGAAGAGGCGCTGCAATACCTGCGCCGCGAAGGACAATGGGCGGATCGCGCGGATGAAAATCCGGCAGTGATTTTGCTCGACAAGAAACTGCCGAAAATCGACGGTCACGAAGTGCTGAAGGCAGTACGCGGCGATGACGGCCTTAAGCGCATTCCGGTGGTGATGCTCACGTCGTCGCGAGAAGAAAGCGATTTGCTGCGCAGTTACGATCTCGGCGTGAATGCGTATGTGGTGAAGCCCGTCGCGTTCGACGACTTCATGGCCGCGATCAACGATCTCGGCATGTTCTGGGCAGTGTTGAACGAACCGCCGCCGTACCCGCGTTGA
- a CDS encoding ATP-binding protein, with protein sequence MADLTSSASSAVEADCAREPIHIPGGIQPHGFLFSIAEDGTLLQVSANVAALTGSPAEHALGQPIAHIVGDEWAARVVEALASHLEEGIPLYIGSMDDPRANGAAARVKPFAVIVHRHQGIAFVELEPARGTSDVFASMYPLVRTFINRLQDIETVEGLAQLAADEVQRITGYGRTLVYNFDNTGSGQVIAEHIEPGYASYDGQHFPASDIPAQARALYVRNRIRLIADADYQPTPLVPPLHPSTGKLTDLTYASLRSVSPVHVQYMKNMGTFSSMSMSIVVRGKLWGLISCHHDSARVPPFEVRTACEHIAQVLSLQIEAKEDHAQAEYRLELRRTLARLLATMANSESFTDALANDPKELLGLTASTGAAIVFDGRILLVGTTPHEAEVTKLVEWLDTQVDETFDTDTLATACTVLPPHPDYAGLLAVSISKLFRNYVLWFREEVVQTIKWAGDPRVKLAGLADSLSPRKSFDVWTDTVRGRSLAWRPAELEIAVEFRTALLGIVLRRAEELAQLALELGRANKELEGFSYTVSHDLRAPLRHIVGFADLLRELESERLSERGSHFVERIISSARFGGKLVDDLLAFSQMGRAALRPQSVDLKTMAEALAADEIKDAPARSITWRIDELGHVNADAVLMHVVLRNLIENAVKFTSTREHAVIEIGRQAGTGELAGQHVFFVRDNGVGFDMRYVDKLFGVFQRLHRVEEFEGTGIGLAGVKRIIERHGGKTWATGEIDQGTAVYFSLPHVFVADPSDGEESAAAAVARLTALSPGKRFRPVPKDSKDESK encoded by the coding sequence ATGGCAGACCTGACATCTTCCGCGTCTTCGGCAGTCGAAGCTGACTGCGCGAGAGAGCCCATCCACATTCCCGGCGGCATCCAGCCGCACGGCTTTTTGTTCAGCATCGCCGAAGACGGCACATTGCTGCAGGTCAGCGCGAATGTCGCGGCCCTCACCGGTTCGCCCGCAGAACACGCGCTGGGCCAGCCGATTGCTCACATTGTCGGCGACGAATGGGCGGCACGCGTTGTCGAAGCGCTGGCCTCGCATCTGGAAGAAGGCATCCCCCTCTACATCGGCTCGATGGACGACCCGCGCGCGAACGGCGCCGCTGCGCGCGTCAAGCCGTTCGCGGTCATCGTGCATCGGCATCAGGGAATCGCGTTCGTCGAACTGGAGCCCGCGCGCGGCACGAGCGACGTGTTCGCGTCGATGTATCCGCTGGTGCGCACGTTCATCAACCGTCTGCAGGACATCGAAACGGTCGAGGGTCTCGCTCAACTCGCCGCCGACGAAGTGCAGCGCATCACCGGTTATGGCCGCACGCTGGTCTACAACTTCGACAACACGGGCAGCGGCCAGGTGATCGCGGAACATATCGAGCCGGGTTACGCGTCGTACGACGGCCAGCACTTCCCGGCCTCGGACATCCCGGCGCAGGCGCGCGCGCTCTACGTGCGCAACCGCATCCGTCTGATTGCGGATGCCGACTACCAGCCCACGCCGCTGGTGCCGCCGCTGCATCCGTCGACGGGCAAGCTTACCGATCTCACTTACGCGTCGCTGCGCAGCGTCTCGCCGGTCCACGTGCAGTACATGAAGAACATGGGCACGTTTTCGTCGATGTCGATGTCGATTGTTGTACGCGGCAAATTGTGGGGGCTGATTTCGTGTCATCACGACAGCGCGCGCGTGCCGCCGTTCGAAGTGCGTACCGCGTGCGAGCACATCGCACAGGTGCTGTCGTTGCAGATCGAAGCGAAAGAAGATCACGCGCAGGCCGAGTACCGGCTCGAATTGCGCCGCACGCTCGCGCGGCTGCTCGCGACCATGGCCAATAGCGAGAGCTTCACCGACGCGCTCGCCAACGATCCGAAGGAACTGCTTGGGCTGACCGCATCGACCGGCGCGGCGATTGTGTTCGACGGCCGCATTCTGCTGGTCGGCACGACGCCGCACGAAGCGGAGGTGACGAAGCTGGTCGAATGGCTCGACACGCAAGTGGACGAAACCTTCGACACCGACACGCTCGCCACCGCCTGTACCGTCCTGCCGCCGCATCCTGACTACGCGGGGCTGCTCGCGGTGTCGATTTCGAAGCTGTTCCGCAATTACGTGCTGTGGTTCCGCGAGGAAGTCGTGCAGACCATCAAATGGGCCGGCGACCCGCGCGTGAAACTCGCGGGCCTGGCCGACTCGCTGTCGCCGCGCAAGAGTTTCGATGTGTGGACCGACACGGTGCGCGGCCGCTCGCTCGCGTGGCGTCCGGCCGAACTCGAAATCGCCGTCGAATTCCGCACGGCGTTGCTCGGGATCGTGCTGCGCCGCGCCGAGGAACTCGCGCAACTGGCGCTCGAACTCGGTCGCGCGAACAAGGAACTTGAAGGCTTTTCGTACACGGTGTCGCACGATTTGCGCGCACCGTTGCGGCACATCGTCGGTTTCGCCGATCTGTTGCGTGAACTGGAAAGCGAACGACTGAGCGAACGCGGCAGTCATTTCGTCGAGCGAATCATTTCGTCGGCGCGGTTCGGCGGCAAACTCGTCGACGACCTGCTCGCGTTCTCACAGATGGGTCGCGCGGCGCTGCGTCCGCAATCGGTCGATCTGAAAACAATGGCCGAAGCGCTCGCCGCCGACGAGATCAAGGACGCGCCCGCGCGCTCGATTACGTGGCGTATCGACGAACTCGGCCACGTCAACGCAGACGCCGTGCTGATGCACGTGGTGCTCCGGAATCTGATCGAGAACGCTGTAAAATTCACCTCGACCCGCGAGCATGCGGTGATCGAAATCGGCCGCCAGGCGGGCACAGGCGAACTTGCCGGCCAGCACGTGTTTTTCGTCAGGGACAATGGCGTGGGTTTCGACATGCGCTACGTCGATAAACTGTTCGGCGTGTTCCAGCGCCTGCATCGCGTGGAAGAATTCGAGGGGACGGGCATCGGCCTTGCTGGTGTCAAACGCATCATTGAAAGGCATGGCGGTAAAACCTGGGCAACCGGTGAAATCGACCAGGGCACGGCGGTATATTTTTCTCTTCCGCATGTGTTCGTCGCCGACCCGAGCGACGGCGAGGAATCCGCGGCGGCGGCCGTGGCGCGACTGACTGCGTTGTCACCGGGCAAGCGTTTCCGCCCCGTGCCGAAGGACTCAAAAGATGAATCAAAATGA
- a CDS encoding extracellular catalytic domain type 1 short-chain-length polyhydroxyalkanoate depolymerase has protein sequence MNKDFLKSMKDAFELLRTKGPHEATAAVQRALGGAHVPPVHTQTQPPPFTPPSASNWAQAWTEAQSHTKPGPHTDDPFTIDAESPGTVSTHTFTNSAGQRQYKLYVPTGYKDEPVPLIVMLHGCTQNADDFAAGTRMNELAERQRFIVAYPVQPQSANHSKCWNWFKPADQQRDHGEPSLIAGITREVMAHYRIDPARVYVAGLSAGGAMADVMLKTSPDLFAAAGVHSGLAYGSAKDLPSALAAMKGGKTPRHRANVAPQRPLIVFHGDADKTVHPSNAAQLLASFDAGSATVSAPSSTARGAHNATVQKLVASNGVEAENWTIHGAGHAWSGGSQRGTYTDPAGPDASAEMLRFFLEHPRGE, from the coding sequence ATGAACAAAGATTTCCTGAAATCGATGAAGGACGCCTTCGAGCTATTGCGCACGAAAGGCCCTCATGAAGCGACCGCCGCCGTTCAACGCGCGCTAGGCGGCGCTCATGTCCCACCGGTCCACACTCAGACGCAGCCGCCGCCGTTCACCCCGCCGTCCGCGAGCAACTGGGCGCAAGCGTGGACCGAAGCGCAAAGCCACACGAAGCCCGGCCCGCACACCGACGACCCCTTCACCATCGACGCCGAATCGCCCGGCACCGTCAGCACGCACACCTTCACCAACAGCGCGGGCCAGCGTCAATACAAGCTGTATGTGCCGACCGGCTACAAAGACGAACCCGTACCGCTCATCGTGATGCTGCATGGCTGCACGCAGAACGCCGACGACTTCGCGGCAGGCACGCGCATGAACGAACTGGCCGAGCGTCAGCGGTTCATCGTCGCGTATCCGGTTCAGCCGCAATCGGCCAATCATTCGAAATGCTGGAACTGGTTCAAGCCTGCGGATCAGCAGCGTGATCACGGCGAGCCGTCGTTGATTGCGGGCATCACGCGTGAAGTCATGGCGCACTACCGGATCGATCCGGCGCGCGTCTATGTGGCGGGTTTGTCGGCGGGCGGCGCGATGGCGGACGTCATGCTGAAAACCTCGCCCGATCTGTTCGCGGCGGCCGGTGTCCATTCGGGACTCGCATACGGAAGCGCGAAAGACCTGCCCTCGGCGCTCGCCGCGATGAAGGGCGGCAAGACGCCCCGTCATCGTGCAAACGTAGCGCCACAGCGTCCGCTGATCGTGTTTCACGGCGACGCGGACAAAACGGTTCATCCGTCGAATGCAGCGCAGCTTCTCGCATCGTTCGATGCAGGCTCCGCGACGGTCTCCGCGCCATCGTCAACGGCACGCGGCGCACACAACGCCACGGTGCAAAAGCTCGTCGCGTCGAACGGTGTCGAAGCGGAAAACTGGACGATCCACGGTGCGGGCCACGCATGGTCCGGCGGCAGCCAGCGCGGCACGTACACGGACCCGGCGGGCCCGGATGCATCGGCGGAAATGCTGCGATTTTTTCTTGAGCATCCGCGCGGGGAATGA
- a CDS encoding CopG family transcriptional regulator, which translates to MPKLNLVDTSRPKGGETEKITINLGPIDLGQIDLLVEEGFYSTRTDLIRTAIRNQLAVHAQVVTETVTRRAMVLGLQHFSRRDLEAAQAANEQFDVHVLGLASIAADVSPELAVATIASVVVLGAFHASPAVKAALKGRIR; encoded by the coding sequence ATGCCCAAACTCAATCTCGTCGACACCTCCCGCCCCAAAGGCGGCGAGACCGAAAAAATCACCATCAACCTCGGCCCGATCGACCTCGGTCAGATCGATCTGCTAGTCGAAGAAGGCTTTTACTCGACCCGAACCGACCTGATCCGAACCGCGATCCGCAATCAGCTTGCCGTACACGCGCAGGTCGTCACCGAAACCGTGACGCGGCGCGCGATGGTGCTCGGTCTACAGCATTTCTCACGACGCGACCTCGAAGCGGCCCAGGCCGCAAACGAGCAGTTCGACGTCCATGTGCTGGGGCTGGCCAGCATCGCCGCCGACGTATCGCCCGAACTCGCCGTTGCGACGATTGCATCGGTGGTGGTGCTCGGCGCGTTTCACGCGTCGCCTGCGGTCAAGGCGGCGCTCAAGGGGCGCATCCGCTGA
- the rng gene encoding ribonuclease G — translation MNEEILINVTPQETRVALVQQGAVQELHVERTLSRGRVGNVYLGKVVRVLPGMQSAFIDIGLERAAFLHVADIWHPRIAGEPAHQAPHQPIEKIVFEGQTLMVQVVKDPIGTKGARLSTQVSIAGRTLVYLPQEPHIGISQKIESEAERDAVRKRLTAVLPADEKGGYIVRTIAEDATSEELAGDVAYLRKTWATIVAQGQRMPPTSLLYQDLNLAQRVLRDFVNDETSRIQVDSRETYQMLADFAAEFTPAVSSKLHHYTGERPLFDLYNIEAEIQRALSRRVDLKSGGYLVIDQTEAMTTIDVNTGGYVGARNFDDTIFKTNLEAAHTIARQLRLRNLGGVIIIDFIDMENVEHRDQVLGELKKALSRDRTRVTVNGFSQLGLVEMTRKRTRESLAHVLCEPCPVCQGKGQVKTPRTVCYDVLREILRESRQFNPREFRVVASQQVIDLFLEEESQHLAMLIDFIGKPVSLQVESNLSQEQYDIVLM, via the coding sequence ATGAATGAAGAAATCCTGATCAATGTCACGCCGCAGGAAACGCGCGTCGCGCTGGTCCAGCAAGGCGCCGTCCAGGAACTTCACGTCGAACGAACGCTGTCGCGCGGGCGCGTCGGCAATGTCTATCTCGGCAAGGTCGTTCGTGTTCTGCCGGGCATGCAATCCGCTTTTATCGACATCGGCCTCGAACGCGCCGCGTTTCTTCACGTCGCCGATATCTGGCATCCACGTATTGCTGGTGAACCTGCACATCAGGCACCGCATCAGCCGATCGAAAAGATCGTCTTCGAAGGTCAGACGTTGATGGTCCAGGTCGTCAAGGACCCGATCGGCACGAAGGGCGCGCGGCTGTCCACGCAAGTGAGCATTGCCGGGCGCACGCTGGTGTATCTGCCGCAGGAGCCGCATATCGGCATCTCGCAGAAGATCGAGAGCGAAGCCGAGCGCGACGCCGTGCGCAAGCGTCTGACCGCCGTGTTGCCCGCCGACGAGAAAGGCGGCTATATCGTTCGTACGATTGCTGAAGATGCGACCAGTGAAGAACTGGCCGGCGACGTCGCGTATTTACGCAAGACGTGGGCGACGATCGTTGCGCAAGGTCAGCGCATGCCGCCCACCAGCCTGCTCTATCAGGATCTGAATCTGGCGCAACGCGTGCTGCGCGATTTCGTCAACGACGAAACATCGCGCATTCAGGTCGACTCGCGCGAGACGTATCAGATGCTCGCCGATTTTGCGGCTGAATTTACGCCGGCGGTGTCGTCGAAGCTGCATCACTACACGGGCGAGCGGCCGTTATTCGATCTGTACAACATCGAGGCGGAAATTCAGCGCGCGTTGTCGCGCCGGGTCGATCTGAAGTCGGGCGGCTATCTCGTGATCGATCAGACCGAGGCGATGACCACCATCGACGTGAATACCGGCGGCTATGTCGGCGCGCGTAATTTCGACGACACGATTTTCAAAACCAACCTTGAAGCAGCGCATACGATTGCCCGGCAATTGCGGCTGCGGAATCTGGGCGGCGTGATCATTATCGACTTCATCGATATGGAAAACGTCGAGCATCGCGACCAGGTATTGGGAGAATTGAAGAAGGCGCTGTCTCGTGACCGGACGCGAGTAACTGTGAATGGTTTTTCGCAGTTGGGGCTGGTGGAGATGACCCGTAAGCGCACGCGTGAGTCGCTCGCGCATGTGTTGTGCGAGCCTTGCCCGGTGTGTCAGGGGAAGGGCCAGGTCAAGACGCCGCGAACGGTTTGCTACGACGTGCTGCGTGAGATTCTGCGCGAGTCGCGGCAGTTTAACCCGCGTGAATTCAGAGTGGTGGCTTCTCAGCAGGTGATTGATCTGTTCCTCGAGGAAGAGTCGCAGCATCTGGCGATGTTGATCGACTTTATCGGCAAGCCGGTGTCGTTGCAGGTGGAATCGAATTTGAGTCAGGAGCAATACGATATTGTGCTGATGTAG
- a CDS encoding Maf family protein: MPTSADSLHPFVYLASQSPRRQELLQQLGVRYERLLPRPDEDAEALEAELPGERAHDYVQRVCIAKAHAARERLVAGGHAARPILVADTTVTIDDAILGKPVDADDAIAMLTRLAGRDHEVLTAVAVVDAQGSLLPAALSVSKVRFAALHADAIRRYVASGEPLGKAGAYGVQGRAAEFIGHIDGSYSGIMGLPLFETAALLRAARIDF, translated from the coding sequence ATGCCCACGTCCGCCGACTCGCTGCATCCGTTCGTCTACCTCGCTTCGCAAAGCCCCCGCCGCCAGGAGTTGCTGCAACAGCTCGGCGTGCGTTATGAACGGCTGCTGCCGCGTCCCGATGAAGATGCCGAAGCGCTCGAAGCTGAGTTGCCCGGCGAACGCGCACACGACTACGTGCAGCGGGTGTGCATCGCGAAGGCCCACGCGGCGCGCGAGCGGCTCGTCGCAGGCGGCCACGCTGCGCGGCCAATCCTGGTTGCAGACACAACCGTCACGATCGACGACGCGATTCTCGGCAAGCCCGTCGATGCCGACGACGCCATCGCGATGCTCACGCGCCTCGCGGGCCGCGATCACGAAGTGCTGACCGCCGTCGCGGTGGTCGATGCGCAAGGCTCGTTGCTGCCCGCCGCGTTATCGGTGTCGAAGGTGCGTTTTGCTGCACTGCACGCAGATGCGATCCGTCGCTATGTGGCAAGCGGCGAACCCCTCGGCAAAGCGGGCGCTTACGGCGTGCAGGGACGCGCAGCCGAGTTTATCGGTCATATCGACGGGTCCTATTCAGGTATCATGGGTTTGCCGCTTTTTGAAACCGCTGCCCTCCTGCGTGCAGCGCGCATCGACTTCTAA
- the rlmH gene encoding 23S rRNA (pseudouridine(1915)-N(3))-methyltransferase RlmH, with protein sequence MKLHILAVGHKMPDWIATGFDEYAKRMPPELRIELREIKPEQRSSGRSAESVMAAERVKIEAALPKNARIVALDERGKDWTTMQLATALPGWQQDGRDVAFLIGGADGLDPDLKSRADMLLRVSSLTLPHAMVRVLLAEQLYRAWTITQNHPYHRV encoded by the coding sequence ATGAAACTGCACATCCTCGCCGTCGGCCACAAGATGCCCGACTGGATCGCCACCGGCTTCGACGAATACGCGAAGCGTATGCCGCCCGAACTGCGCATCGAGCTGCGCGAAATCAAGCCCGAGCAGCGCTCGTCGGGGCGGTCGGCGGAGAGCGTGATGGCCGCCGAGCGTGTGAAGATCGAAGCCGCGTTGCCGAAGAACGCGCGCATCGTCGCGCTCGACGAACGCGGCAAGGACTGGACCACGATGCAACTGGCGACCGCGTTGCCCGGCTGGCAGCAGGACGGCCGCGACGTCGCGTTCCTGATCGGCGGTGCCGACGGGCTCGATCCTGACCTGAAGTCGCGTGCCGACATGCTGCTGCGCGTGTCGAGCCTCACGCTGCCGCACGCGATGGTCCGCGTCCTGCTCGCCGAACAGCTTTACCGCGCGTGGACCATCACGCAAAATCACCCCTATCATCGCGTGTGA
- the rsfS gene encoding ribosome silencing factor: MDIRKLQRVIVDALEDVKAQDIKVFNTSHLTSLFDRVIVASGTSNRQTKALASNVRDSVKEAGGDVISTEGDDVGEWVLVDCGDAVVHILQPALRQYYNLEEIWGDKPVRLKLSTPDPFGGARSSEPDDEEEDEDGEAAAAKKPARKTAAKRK, translated from the coding sequence ATGGATATTCGCAAACTACAACGCGTGATCGTCGACGCTCTCGAAGACGTCAAGGCGCAAGACATCAAGGTGTTCAACACCAGCCACCTGACCTCGCTGTTCGATCGCGTGATCGTCGCGAGCGGCACGTCGAACCGGCAAACCAAGGCGCTGGCTTCGAACGTGCGCGACAGCGTGAAAGAAGCAGGCGGCGACGTCATCAGCACCGAAGGCGACGACGTCGGCGAATGGGTGCTGGTGGACTGCGGCGACGCAGTCGTCCACATCCTGCAACCGGCGCTGCGCCAGTACTACAACCTCGAAGAAATCTGGGGTGACAAGCCGGTGCGCCTGAAATTGTCCACGCCCGATCCGTTCGGCGGCGCGCGTTCGAGCGAGCCCGACGACGAGGAAGAGGACGAAGACGGCGAAGCAGCTGCTGCGAAGAAGCCGGCGCGCAAGACTGCGGCCAAGCGCAAGTAA